One segment of Rickettsiales bacterium Ac37b DNA contains the following:
- the tig gene encoding Trigger factor, with protein sequence MTKNNFQVTELNNEGLKRAYKIVIQSEILNQKLEDRINEAAKSAKIDGFRPGKVPVSVIKNKYNESLQAEVVEKLIDDSLKQFMEEKKPSLAEQPKIEIKEFKLGENFEYQLSFEVLPDITIPDYSNISIEKLVCEPTEEDIEERLKKIATTTLNYVKSDKTVAESGDTVIIDFEGKINGVAFAQGSAQDMKVELGAGRLLPDFEKQLIGASINQPLQIILTFPNDYMAKDLAGKEAEFSTTIKEILAGIPYEINDELALKLGLDNLDALKGKVKEALEQEWKQASNTYTRKKLFDQLEKKCDFPIPTCLEEREFNSLWQRISEIKKTDPSLADKTDEELQTLYRKMAIRRVKLGILLTEIGKQHNLSITQEDLRQAVYAQSRMFPGQEHAVLDYYRKNPKAVEQLKGPIVEDKAVELLLSQITTTEKMVGYSELLELSDIKDEDM encoded by the coding sequence GTGACTAAAAATAATTTTCAAGTAACGGAACTAAATAATGAAGGCTTAAAAAGAGCATATAAAATTGTGATTCAATCAGAGATATTGAATCAAAAGCTTGAGGACCGTATTAATGAAGCTGCAAAATCTGCAAAAATTGACGGATTTAGACCTGGAAAAGTACCTGTTTCTGTAATTAAAAATAAATATAATGAATCTTTACAAGCTGAAGTAGTTGAAAAATTAATAGACGATAGTTTAAAACAGTTTATGGAAGAGAAAAAACCTTCCTTGGCAGAGCAACCGAAAATTGAAATCAAAGAGTTCAAATTAGGTGAAAATTTTGAATATCAATTATCTTTTGAAGTTTTGCCTGACATTACTATTCCCGATTATTCAAATATCAGTATAGAAAAATTAGTATGTGAACCTACTGAAGAAGATATCGAAGAACGTCTTAAAAAGATTGCAACTACTACACTAAATTATGTAAAGTCTGACAAAACTGTGGCTGAATCTGGTGATACAGTAATAATAGATTTTGAAGGTAAAATTAATGGAGTAGCTTTTGCACAAGGAAGTGCACAAGATATGAAAGTAGAGTTAGGTGCTGGAAGATTATTACCTGATTTTGAAAAGCAACTTATTGGTGCATCTATTAATCAACCATTACAAATAATACTTACTTTCCCAAATGATTATATGGCAAAAGATTTAGCAGGGAAAGAAGCAGAATTTAGCACCACTATAAAAGAAATTTTAGCGGGTATTCCATACGAAATAAATGACGAACTAGCTTTAAAGCTCGGGCTTGATAATTTAGATGCCCTAAAAGGCAAAGTCAAAGAAGCGTTGGAACAAGAATGGAAACAAGCATCGAATACATACACTCGTAAAAAATTATTTGATCAATTAGAAAAAAAGTGTGATTTTCCTATACCTACTTGCTTAGAAGAGCGTGAATTTAATTCTCTCTGGCAGCGGATCTCTGAAATTAAAAAAACAGATCCTTCATTAGCTGATAAAACTGATGAAGAACTCCAAACTCTTTATAGGAAAATGGCTATAAGGAGAGTTAAATTAGGTATTTTACTTACAGAAATAGGTAAACAGCATAACTTATCTATTACGCAAGAAGATTTAAGGCAAGCAGTATATGCCCAATCCCGTATGTTTCCAGGGCAAGAACATGCTGTATTAGACTATTATCGTAAAAATCCTAAAGCAGTAGAACAATTAAAAGGCCCTATTGTTGAAGATAAAGCTGTAGAATTATTATTGAGCCAAATTACTACTACTGAAAAAATGGTTGGCTATAGTGAATTACTAGAATTATCTGATATAAAAGATGAAGATATGTAA
- a CDS encoding Ankyrin repeat protein: MLAAICKEFFEVVNNNQIHILETFLNSENGKILLDERDSDNKTALYIAAEKGFIEIAKILVKYDANKEIMYNDKTPLVAAIINGYTDIVNLFIRSGADLDGIHMVDYFPLYYALKENRLEVASILIDYGAVLPIKLIKWETDSGLGKKLVWNRRGAGYIDIPNTFHNIIIIGLLADSIYEGDITKFHEYLNPEIELEKICIRLTSLCLLHRNFGRIREIKPFLCLGIRSPIEKLIEYIKATPEQIVNSIEQPLAIILNHKFPDKFPSKEPYSKISPFTQDPSLKQNLASYGKNYNLTPEGFFKEILQENRQRKILFLLEEYPNETQMIFQNIDQLLLEDHQRSQINSLKKNYIKGQNVDLMKDIVEKTHQLSERTVYLENIIDKQQRNITFLYQRFEAQEKRLKKIMSNINVDEQYREQWQSNSDIIGKFTAEIVNNKNKETLSPSKN; the protein is encoded by the coding sequence ATGTTAGCAGCTATATGTAAGGAATTTTTTGAAGTAGTTAATAATAACCAAATTCATATACTAGAAACTTTTTTGAATTCTGAAAATGGTAAAATATTACTTGATGAGCGTGATAGTGATAATAAAACAGCTTTATATATTGCTGCAGAAAAAGGTTTTATAGAAATTGCTAAAATTTTGGTAAAATATGATGCGAATAAAGAAATAATGTATAATGATAAGACCCCTTTAGTTGCTGCCATAATAAATGGATATACAGATATAGTGAATCTATTTATACGATCAGGCGCAGATCTAGATGGAATACATATGGTAGATTATTTTCCATTATATTATGCTTTAAAAGAGAATAGGTTAGAGGTAGCTTCTATATTAATAGATTATGGTGCCGTATTGCCCATAAAATTAATAAAGTGGGAAACCGATTCTGGTCTAGGGAAAAAACTAGTCTGGAATAGGCGTGGAGCAGGGTATATAGATATTCCTAATACATTTCATAACATAATTATAATAGGACTATTGGCGGATAGCATATATGAAGGGGATATTACAAAATTTCATGAATATTTAAATCCTGAAATAGAACTAGAAAAAATCTGTATAAGGTTAACATCTTTATGTTTATTACACCGAAATTTTGGAAGAATAAGAGAGATAAAACCATTCTTATGCTTAGGTATACGTTCTCCTATAGAAAAACTTATAGAATATATTAAAGCGACGCCGGAGCAAATAGTTAACAGTATTGAACAACCGCTTGCTATAATACTTAATCACAAATTTCCAGATAAATTTCCTTCCAAAGAACCTTATAGTAAGATATCTCCTTTTACGCAAGATCCTAGTTTAAAACAAAATTTAGCGAGCTATGGTAAAAATTACAATCTTACACCTGAAGGATTTTTCAAGGAAATATTACAAGAAAATAGACAAAGAAAAATTTTATTTCTTTTAGAGGAATACCCTAATGAAACTCAAATGATCTTTCAGAATATAGATCAATTATTGTTAGAAGATCATCAACGTAGCCAAATTAATAGTTTAAAGAAGAATTATATTAAAGGTCAAAATGTAGATTTAATGAAAGATATTGTAGAAAAAACTCATCAATTATCAGAGCGTACAGTATATTTGGAGAACATTATTGATAAGCAGCAGCGCAACATTACTTTTTTATATCAACGTTTTGAAGCTCAAGAAAAAAGACTAAAAAAAATAATGTCTAATATAAATGTTGATGAACAATATAGAGAACAATGGCAAAGTAATAGCGATATAATAGGTAAATTTACAGCTGAAATAGTAAATAATAAAAATAAAGAAACTCTATCTCCGTCAAAAAATTAA
- a CDS encoding beta-lactamase/D-alanine carboxypeptidase: protein MAHKLFDSITLGVMQKLQIPAIALGIIKKGSVIFKKTYGVCGYDNHLPINSKTLFQIASLSKGFLGILISMLVDNDILNWEDKISNLSLKQIACMNTGLEENFGSTHLKENYNKHKFVQILIKELLCYNKVLNIDFSYQYAVLLLLEEIIESKTNVKWEQLLYSKILYPLHLYNTGTNITKKISETKNIAIPYNNNNIKMNWETFQVNSAAGMYSCLDDMLVWLNFHLLEGIFDNKRIVSLIEMQKLYNIHTRVEKAQCVDDWDVIVSTTYGYFWYNLNLSLGNKRLTIIEHNGDCCGMSSLISYIPQEQIGMVILTNKQTVGPYILRRKFLEHIFAY, encoded by the coding sequence ATGGCCCATAAACTTTTTGATTCTATAACTTTAGGCGTAATGCAAAAATTACAAATACCAGCTATTGCACTAGGTATTATAAAAAAGGGTAGTGTGATATTTAAGAAAACATATGGTGTTTGTGGTTATGATAATCATCTACCTATTAATTCAAAAACTTTATTTCAAATTGCTTCTCTTTCTAAGGGTTTTTTAGGTATATTAATATCTATGCTAGTCGATAATGATATATTAAATTGGGAAGATAAAATTTCCAATTTAAGCTTAAAACAGATAGCGTGTATGAATACTGGATTAGAAGAAAATTTTGGTTCTACTCACCTTAAAGAAAATTATAATAAACATAAATTCGTTCAAATTCTCATAAAGGAACTTTTGTGTTATAATAAAGTTCTCAATATTGATTTTAGTTATCAATATGCAGTATTACTTTTACTAGAAGAAATAATAGAAAGTAAAACTAATGTAAAATGGGAACAATTATTATATAGTAAAATATTATATCCACTACATTTATACAATACTGGCACAAATATTACCAAAAAAATTTCTGAGACTAAAAATATCGCTATACCGTATAACAATAATAATATAAAAATGAATTGGGAAACTTTTCAAGTTAATTCTGCGGCAGGAATGTATTCCTGCCTAGATGATATGTTAGTTTGGCTTAATTTTCATTTATTAGAAGGAATATTTGATAACAAACGCATAGTTTCATTAATTGAGATGCAAAAATTATATAATATACATACTCGTGTTGAAAAGGCACAATGTGTAGATGATTGGGATGTTATTGTATCGACTACATATGGATATTTTTGGTACAATTTAAATCTCAGCTTAGGTAATAAAAGATTAACTATTATAGAGCATAATGGCGATTGTTGTGGAATGTCGTCTTTGATTTCTTATATACCACAAGAGCAAATAGGTATGGTTATACTAACAAATAAACAAACTGTAGGACCATATATATTACGTAGAAAATTTTTAGAGCATATTTTTGCTTATTAA
- a CDS encoding Transposase, with product MAYSLDLRKKVIHYVNKGYTREEAARIFGIGERTIYRWLSRSKSGNLAATRAAKPWKKLDPIKLLNEVSKNSNWLLSDFAKVFNVSTAAICLAFKTLGITRKKRPHSIVNGMKQNGNYFWQLSQTIKRKI from the coding sequence ATGGCATATTCCTTAGATTTACGTAAAAAAGTAATTCACTATGTTAATAAAGGTTATACCAGAGAAGAAGCTGCAAGAATTTTTGGCATAGGTGAAAGAACAATTTATAGATGGTTATCGAGATCGAAATCCGGGAATTTAGCAGCCACACGAGCAGCTAAGCCATGGAAGAAGCTTGATCCAATCAAATTATTAAACGAGGTGTCTAAAAACAGCAATTGGCTATTATCTGATTTTGCAAAGGTTTTTAATGTGTCTACAGCTGCTATCTGTTTGGCATTCAAGACTTTGGGGATCACACGAAAAAAAAGACCACACTCTATCGTGAACGGGATGAAGCAAAACGGCAATTATTTTTGGCAGCTATCGCAAACTATAAAGCGGAAGATATAG
- a CDS encoding Ankyrin repeat protein: protein MKNNCFEPPKALPNKEIKLIMAVKKGYTTAAVELIKSGVNKEIIDDEGYTPLTLAVINGHLDTAKELLKLGARIEGTGRIFTTPLYYSIKNNYPKIAQELIDRGAKIYINIEDNNIIKWRTTNDLVEVPENFLPIIKSGLYAESIYWGTSSVTQYIAEGIKIDDAFPRLRYLCSTLGIRRSLFQLDNFPLVIQLKIEDFLHTINAFEYKSPTLSSKRPLSISAPNIAL from the coding sequence ATGAAAAATAATTGTTTTGAGCCCCCTAAAGCGTTGCCTAATAAGGAAATAAAATTAATTATGGCAGTAAAAAAAGGATACACAACTGCAGCAGTCGAACTTATAAAATCAGGTGTGAATAAAGAAATTATTGATGATGAAGGCTATACTCCACTTACATTAGCGGTAATAAACGGTCATCTAGATACAGCCAAAGAGCTGCTTAAATTGGGAGCGCGTATTGAAGGCACAGGACGTATATTTACTACTCCCCTATATTACTCTATTAAAAATAATTATCCTAAAATTGCTCAGGAATTGATTGATAGAGGTGCTAAAATATATATTAATATAGAAGATAATAATATTATTAAGTGGCGCACTACCAATGATCTCGTTGAAGTGCCGGAGAATTTTTTACCTATAATAAAGTCAGGTTTATATGCTGAAAGTATTTATTGGGGAACTTCCTCTGTTACTCAATATATTGCTGAAGGTATTAAAATTGATGATGCTTTTCCAAGGTTAAGATATTTATGTAGTACTTTGGGTATAAGACGCTCTTTGTTTCAATTGGATAATTTTCCTTTAGTTATTCAATTAAAAATAGAGGATTTTCTTCATACGATTAATGCATTTGAATATAAGTCTCCTACCTTATCTAGTAAAAGACCACTTTCAATTAGTGCTCCTAATATAGCTTTATAA